The region ATCCATGGCGCTGGAAGAGTCTGCGCAAAGGCTGCGCCACAATGAAACGGAGCTGCCGGAAGAAGCAGAGAGGTGGGCGGCCAGAAGGGCTGGAAGTCCCTTTTCCTGGAAACAATACGATTTTCAGATTAAGATGACGGGGAATCCGGTTACAGGCAGAAAGGTAAAAGCGAGGGGGGCAGGGGGTACCTGGAAGCTGGAACTGGAACAGGGGGTGTTTGATCCGGAGAATTTTTTAAGGGTGTTGAGTTTCGTCAATCAGGAGGAATGAAATGAAGGCTGCATACAGGCGGGAAATGAGGCACAATTATTTGATTATAGAGCTGGAAGAGACTGGATATGACGGCTACGAAATACTTATGCTGGCTTCAAATGGAATTGAGGGCCTGTTGAAATTTCGTGCGAAGCAGATGGATGACAGAGTGCTTTACTATTATGAAATCACCTCAAAGCAGCCCTTAAGTAGGGTTCTGGAATACCATAGCCTGGGCGGTGAGGAGCTTAAAAGGTTAATTGGTGATATTGGGCAGACCCTGGGGCGGCTGGAGCTTTACCTCCTTAAGGAAAAGCAGATCCTTTTAGAACCGGAATATATTTATGTGGAGCCGGAGCAGTTTAAGGTTTTCCTTTGCCTGGTGCCCGGAAGGCACGTGGATTTTCCAGGAGAGATGACAGGTTTGCTGAGATATCTTCTGGGAAAGGTCAATCATCAGGATAAGGAATGTGTGGTAATGGCCTATGGACTGTACCAGGAAAGCCTTAAGGAGAATTACGGGATGAAGGATCTTCTTGAAATAGCAGGAAAAAATTGCTCCGGGACAAAAGGCAGTGATGAAAATATCCCACAGCCAGATGATACCAAAGCACCGGAAGAAAGCCAGATGTCTCCACTTCCATATGGACTCAGGGATTTAAACGAGGAAATGGAAGAACGGATAAGCCTTTCTGATGTGAGAAAAAAAGGGCTTCTGTTTGTTATTCCGTTTTCAGCCATGATCGGTATCACCTTAGTGTTATGGCTGTTATCTGGGCTGGAAGGAATCCTGAAATTCTGGTATGCGGTGCCTTTTGCAGGAATTTTTACGGCTTTCACGGCGTTGACAGCGTGGAGAAGATATTCCGGGCAGCAAAATGAGGCTATGGTTAAAGGAGAGGAAGGGGGCCGTCAACCGGTGGAAAGGGATGACTGGAAAATGGCCTTTGTGGAAGAAATAAAGGAAAAGGCTCCCAAATTTGAAGCGGGAGATGAAGAAATAATCCAGACGACCCTGCTGACGGATCCTGGAGCGGATAAGAATATCCGGTACTTACGGGCGTTGGGTCCAGATACGGAAGATATATTAATAACTTATGTCCCCTTTCTGATCGGAAAGCAGGAAGGCATGGTTGACTGCGTCCTTTCCGGAGATGCCGTCAGCAGGATTCATGCCAGGATCGACCGGGATGGAGAGGAATACCGGATCAGTGACTTGAATTCCACAAATGGAACCACTGTAAACGGGCGGGTATTAGAGACTAATGAGACGGTCGGATTGAAGAAGGGAGATGAGGTTCTAATCGCAAACTTTGCTTATATATTTACATAATGAAAACTTTTTGTCTATGAAACAGCAAACCGGCCATTTTTTGGCCGGTTTTGTTTCGATAGGTATTCTATACCGGTTTTACCTCGTCCACCAGCAGGTAATAATACGTACTGCCTTCTTCCTGGTAGCTTTGAAATACACCTGTTATTTCTATTTCACTTTCCTGCTCCGGGTAATCATCCGGATATGTGTGTTCCCCGTTCCAGATAAATTCAAGTCCCTGCTGGCAGCAGGCAGTGGCATCTGCGATTACCACAGCATAATAATTTTTCTTTGTGCCGGGATCCTGATAAACCTGGAATGTGCCCTCAGCTTTCACTGATTTTCCCATGTATTGCTCCGGAGATGTCATCATGTAGTATACTTCAGAGAAAACCATAGTACTGCTTAATTTTGATAAGTCAATATCAACAGCAGAATTACCAGAGGAGTCCGCCGGACCTTCCTGGGGGGAATTGCCGTCATTCTCCGGCGGCTGCTTAGGGGCTGGACCAGCGAAATCCGGGGGATAGGGATTACTGCCGGCAACTTCCGGGTTTTCCGGATCATTAGGTCCGGAATCTGCCATATCATATTTTGGGGGGCTGTTTCCCTCTGATTGCCCGGATTCTGCCGCATTGCCTTGAGGGAAAGACAGTCCGGAGGATGCACCCGTAACTTTCTTGCATCCAGTCAATATTATGCATGCCATGAGTAACAACATTATTTTCCTGATATGCTTCATCTCCTTACTCCTCCTGAAATCCTTCCGATGAGTGAACATAAGGCAAATGCCGCGATATCTACGGCAACAATGGTGGAGCCTACCGGCGTTCCGGCCAGTATGGAGGTGAGAATTCCCAGTACGGCGCAGAAAACAGACAAGATTGCAGAACATATAATCACGGTCTTAAAATTTTTAAACAGCCGCATAGCCGAAAGGGCAGGAAAGATGACCAAAGCTGAGATCAGCAGAGAACCTACAAGATTCATGGCAAGTACAATGATGATGGCTATGATAACCGCAATCAGCAGGTTGTATTGGCCGGCATTTATTCCGGCAGCTTTGGCAAACTCTTCGTCAAAGGTGACTGCGAAGATCTTATGGTAAAAGAGAAGAAATACGGCGATCACTACCAATGAAAGTGCAGCGCAAAGCCAAACCTCTGTCTTTGTCAGCGTCAGAATGGAGGTTGATCCAAACAGCGTACTGCATACGTCTCCTGCCAGATTGGCGGAGGCGGAAAAAATATTTATCAGCAGGTAGCCCAGGGCCAATGCGCCCACAGAAATCATTGCAACAGCAGCGTCTCCCCTGATTTTGGCATTTTGTCCGGTACGCAGCAGAAGGATCGCGCAGACGATTGTGACCGGCAGAATAAGTAACATGTGGTTGGTCATCTTAATCACCGTAGCGATTGCCATCCCCCCAAAGGCCACATGGGAAAGCCCGTCACCGATAAAGGAAAAGCGTTTTAATACCAGGGTAACACCCAGAAGAGAGGAGCAGAGAGCAATCAGTATTCCCACGATCAGTGCATAGCGCACAAAGGGGTATTCAAAATATAAAATTAGTTTTTCCATCAATCCATTCATGCGTTTGAACTCCCGTCCCGAGATAAGAATGCTTTGCCTGTATCATTGTCCAGGTATTCATCCCTTGTTCCGAAGAAGTGAGGATTTCCAATGTGCAGGATATGGCTTGCATATTTTACGGCAGCGCTGATATCATGAGAAATCATAAGGATGGTGATGCCTTCTTCATTGAGCTTACGGATCAGACCGTACATTTCAGCGGTGACCTTTGGGTCAAGTCCTGAAACAGGCTCGTCAAGGAGAAGCATTTTTCCTGCGGCACACAGCGCCCGTGCCAGCAGAACCCTTTGCTGCTGGCCTCCGGACAATTCCCTGTAACACCGTCCTGATAAGTGGGAGATCCCCATTTTTTCCATATTGCTGCGGGCAAGCTGCTTTTCTTTATGATTATAATAAGGGCGCAGCCCGCATCGGTTCAAACAGCCGGACAAGACGATTTCCCAGACGGAAGCAGGGAAGTCTTTCTGGACCACTGTCTGCTGCGGCAGATATCCGATTCCGGCAGACTGAAATCCGTTTTCCATAACAATGCTTCCTTCCATCGGGGAATGAAGGCGCAGAATGGCCTTCATCAAAGTAGTTTTACCGGAGCCGTTTTCACCTATAATACAAAGATAATCGCCACTGTTTACGGAAAAATCAAGTCCTTCAAGAACTGTTTTGCCATCGTAACCCAGGGTGAGGCTGTTACATGTTAGCTGTGCCACTTTGATTCCTCCTTTTTATTTCAACGCTTCTTTCAGTACGTCCAGATTGGTCTGCATGATGGAAAGATAGGTAGCGCCATGTTCCATATCCTTTGAAGTGGTGGATTGCATGGAATCCATGGATCGCACGGTCTGATTTTTGTCCTTTGTATTTTGAATAATGGTTTCTGCGATCTTATGTTTGGTCCCTTCGATTGTCAGCACGCTCTTTAGTCCTAATTCATCGACCTTTTTTGATAGAAAGGCAATGGTTTCAAAGCTGGCTTCC is a window of [Clostridium] saccharolyticum WM1 DNA encoding:
- a CDS encoding DUF6382 domain-containing protein, producing MKAAYRREMRHNYLIIELEETGYDGYEILMLASNGIEGLLKFRAKQMDDRVLYYYEITSKQPLSRVLEYHSLGGEELKRLIGDIGQTLGRLELYLLKEKQILLEPEYIYVEPEQFKVFLCLVPGRHVDFPGEMTGLLRYLLGKVNHQDKECVVMAYGLYQESLKENYGMKDLLEIAGKNCSGTKGSDENIPQPDDTKAPEESQMSPLPYGLRDLNEEMEERISLSDVRKKGLLFVIPFSAMIGITLVLWLLSGLEGILKFWYAVPFAGIFTAFTALTAWRRYSGQQNEAMVKGEEGGRQPVERDDWKMAFVEEIKEKAPKFEAGDEEIIQTTLLTDPGADKNIRYLRALGPDTEDILITYVPFLIGKQEGMVDCVLSGDAVSRIHARIDRDGEEYRISDLNSTNGTTVNGRVLETNETVGLKKGDEVLIANFAYIFT
- a CDS encoding metal ABC transporter permease, which produces MNGLMEKLILYFEYPFVRYALIVGILIALCSSLLGVTLVLKRFSFIGDGLSHVAFGGMAIATVIKMTNHMLLILPVTIVCAILLLRTGQNAKIRGDAAVAMISVGALALGYLLINIFSASANLAGDVCSTLFGSTSILTLTKTEVWLCAALSLVVIAVFLLFYHKIFAVTFDEEFAKAAGINAGQYNLLIAVIIAIIIVLAMNLVGSLLISALVIFPALSAMRLFKNFKTVIICSAILSVFCAVLGILTSILAGTPVGSTIVAVDIAAFALCSLIGRISGGVRR
- a CDS encoding metal ABC transporter ATP-binding protein, with the protein product MAQLTCNSLTLGYDGKTVLEGLDFSVNSGDYLCIIGENGSGKTTLMKAILRLHSPMEGSIVMENGFQSAGIGYLPQQTVVQKDFPASVWEIVLSGCLNRCGLRPYYNHKEKQLARSNMEKMGISHLSGRCYRELSGGQQQRVLLARALCAAGKMLLLDEPVSGLDPKVTAEMYGLIRKLNEEGITILMISHDISAAVKYASHILHIGNPHFFGTRDEYLDNDTGKAFLSRDGSSNA